The DNA sequence GGCCTACTACCAGCACATCGCCCAGTTCTTTTGCCCGGTTCAGCAGGGAAACATGGCCCCTGTGCAAGATATCGAAGCAACCATTGGTGAATACAATACGCTTGTTCGCTTTTTTTAGTTCGCCGGTTTTCTTTTCCAGGTCTGCCAGGTTCAGCAGGTATTTGGGATTCTCCCGGAAATAAGACGTCAGTTCTATCTCCGAACAACTGCCCGTATCTCCTTTCCGAAGTACGATAGCCGCGGCGGCGGAAGCAATTTCCATGGCGATCCTGGGGTCGGCTCCGGAGCAATACGCCATCGTGTAGGCCCCGATAAACGTATCGCCGGCCCCAATAGCTTTGTTGTTGTTGCGCGGGATACAGGGCACCCTGTAGGGCGGCCTGCCCTTTTCAAAGAGGAACGCGCCGCAGGCATCCATTGTGGCCGCTACGCACTCGGCATGAGTGAGGTCCAGTAATTTTTTTCCCCTGGACCGTACCTGGGCAATGCGGGAATCATCCTGCACGGCGGAAAGGTTCAAAAGGCCGACGGTTTCTTCATAATTCGGTTTTACCATAGTCGGGCGAAGCGCTTTGAACCTTCGAAGGTCTTTTGAATCCACGATCAGCGGCGTGCCTGGCCGGCGAAGCCGGCGAATAGCTTCAATCAGCAACCCGGTAATTACGCCGCCCCCGTAATCCGAGAGAATGACCGCATCCATGGAAGAGAGTACCTGGCTAAGCTTTTCATTCAATGCTGCCTGTATTCCGGGACTTACCGGGCCGGTATCGCCTTCGTCCGTTCGCAGCAAGATGCTTTCTCCGGCCATGATCCTTTTTTTGGCAACGGTGGTTCTTTCTTCTGTCCGGATTATCAGGTTGGTATGAACGCCGGTGGATTGGAGGCTTTTCTCAAGCATTTTTCCATGCTCATCATTGCCGGTGACCGTCAGGAACCAGGTTTCCGCGCCCAGTCCTGCCAGGTTAATGGCCGTGTTGGCCGCGCCCCCGCAATTATATTCCTGGTCCTGCACGTTTATTACCGGCGCCGGCGCCTCCCTGCACAGCCGGCTGCTGCTTCCCTTGATATACATGTCAAGTATGGCGTCTCCCGCTACCAGCACCCGGAACGGCCTGAACTTTTCGATTATCTTCCTGCATTGATCTTTCATATTATTCTCCTTTTACGTGCCCACCTGTTCTCCGGCAGATGTCGTCTGAGTATATCCTGGCATTATACTGGTACTGATCAGGCGGGCCGCTTCGAGCATGTCGTTTGCTATAAAAGTGGGGATGCGCTTTGCCGAACGGTAATCCCATTCGGTTTCGTTCCCGTTATTGATAAGAATGGTCCGGCAGCCTGCGCGGTTCCCGGCTTCCACATCGTTCAGGATATCCCCGATCATCCAGGAGGCGGCAAGGTCCGCGCCGTGTTTTACCGCTCCATGGATGAGCATTCCCGGCATCGGCTTCCTGCAAGTGCATTTCATCGCGTAGCGACTGACCGTCCCGTTCACGTGATGCGGACAGTAGTAAAACCCATCCAGGTGTACGCCATGTTTCCTGAGCAGCCGGTCCAGGGTTTGCTTCACCCGGAGCAGCGCTTCTTCCATGAAGAGGCCACGAGCCACCCCGACTGGTTGCTTGCCACGATCAGCTTATATTCCTGCTGCTGCAGAAGCCGGAGGGCTTCGGGAACACCCGGGCATAACTTTATCCGGCTGGGGTCGGTATTATAGGGCACATCTTCGACCAGTGTGCCGTCCTTGTCCAGGAATACTATTTTATTCATCGGAATACTATTTTATTATCGTTAAGGCCATGAAGTTTCTGTCATTGGTATAACCATAATTTCAGGGATTACCGTTTCGGCAGGCTGGGAAAGCACATACCTGATCGTGTCTGCTACGTTTTGCGGATCCTGGAGGAATTTCAGGTCGGTCTCAGGAAAGCGGTCCAGTATAAAGGGAGTTTGCATGCCTCCCGCTACCACCGCCGTTACTTTAATGTTTTCTTTGCGGGCTTCTACATGCATGGCGTGAGTAAAGCCAAGCAGTCCCCATTTGCTGGCATGATAAGCCGAAGCATTCGCCCATGTGCGCTTGCAGGCGGTGGAGACAATATTTACAATATGCCCTCTGCCACTTTTCCTGAGATGCGGAAACGCGGCTTTAGAGATGATAAAGGGTCCCCGCAGATTGACGCTCATGACACGGTCCCATTCATCCAGGCTTAGTTCTTCAATGGACTTGGTATAATCAATGCCTGCGTTATTTATTACGATATCAAGCCCGCCATATTCGGCGATCACCTTTTCCATTACTTCCTGTACGCTTTCTTCATTCCCAACGTCCATGATAAAACTCCTGGCGTTGCAGCCCTGCCCCTTGATCTCCTTCAGCGTGCTTTCCAGGCCCTGGGGTTGAATATCTGTTAGAATGGTGGTGCCGCCTTCGGCAGAAAGCGTCTTACAGATCGCCGCGCCAAGGCCGCGTCCGGCGCCGGTGACAAGAATGATTTTTCCTTCGATTGGATTCATGTGTTTTACTTTTATAAGATAAGCTCATCTGCTACATTAATAGGGTCCGCTTCCTTCTGCGGCAATTTTTGCCGGTTCGTTTCCCCGGCTATTTCCTGGTAAAAGCGGGAAACAGATTTTGTTACGATTTCCCAGGTGAACGAATTATTTACCCGCGTAATGCCGCCGTAACCCAGTTCTTTTGCCAGTTCCTCGCTGCTTAATATTTCCAGCATCCGCTGGCATAAGATCTCCGGCTCGTGCGCCGGGACCAGGAAACCTGTCCGCGTATGGGACACACTGTATTTGATGCCTCCCACATTGGCGCCT is a window from the Anseongella ginsenosidimutans genome containing:
- the rfaE2 gene encoding D-glycero-beta-D-manno-heptose 1-phosphate adenylyltransferase is translated as MKDQCRKIIEKFRPFRVLVAGDAILDMYIKGSSSRLCREAPAPVINVQDQEYNCGGAANTAINLAGLGAETWFLTVTGNDEHGKMLEKSLQSTGVHTNLIIRTEERTTVAKKRIMAGESILLRTDEGDTGPVSPGIQAALNEKLSQVLSSMDAVILSDYGGGVITGLLIEAIRRLRRPGTPLIVDSKDLRRFKALRPTMVKPNYEETVGLLNLSAVQDDSRIAQVRSRGKKLLDLTHAECVAATMDACGAFLFEKGRPPYRVPCIPRNNNKAIGAGDTFIGAYTMAYCSGADPRIAMEIASAAAAIVLRKGDTGSCSEIELTSYFRENPKYLLNLADLEKKTGELKKANKRIVFTNGCFDILHRGHVSLLNRAKELGDVLVVGLNSDTSIKRLKGNERPINSLEDRIAVLAGLSSVDYLVSFEEDSPLEILEILKADVFVKGKTYTVDRLPEASVVHALGGEVKILPLALRFSTTGLIEKIRKPVKRRHHAKAGQLG
- a CDS encoding SDR family oxidoreductase, producing MNPIEGKIILVTGAGRGLGAAICKTLSAEGGTTILTDIQPQGLESTLKEIKGQGCNARSFIMDVGNEESVQEVMEKVIAEYGGLDIVINNAGIDYTKSIEELSLDEWDRVMSVNLRGPFIISKAAFPHLRKSGRGHIVNIVSTACKRTWANASAYHASKWGLLGFTHAMHVEARKENIKVTAVVAGGMQTPFILDRFPETDLKFLQDPQNVADTIRYVLSQPAETVIPEIMVIPMTETSWP